In Xyrauchen texanus isolate HMW12.3.18 chromosome 27, RBS_HiC_50CHRs, whole genome shotgun sequence, one genomic interval encodes:
- the LOC127620910 gene encoding refilin-A-like gives MVGHLHLQAMDESLKEKNREGLLDSPDSGLPPSPSPPFYSLSPGILESRSGSCSTPTELQGYSRKESRQGKLLPYLLLNSQGPDAKSRMYPVVYGESIEINPKPEKEIKFNSAVRYASDRHFRDQVYCAQVPTATSFSETVVAVQNHTWRSYKSEVHFEPRLRPLHFQSTAIVFPKHARNTYRTTLNYNGNRKSAGRRWFVSTVRLESTEDASPCIIYTEDL, from the exons ATGGTGGGGCACTTACATTTACAAGCTATGGATGAGAGTTTGAAAGAAAAGAACCGGGAAGGGCTGCTCGATAGTCCGGATTCAGGACTCCCTCCGAGTCCCAGCCCGCCCTTCTATTCTCTGTCGCCGGGGATCCTTGAGTCGAGGTCCGGCAGCTGTTCAACACCAACAGAGCTGCAGGGATACAGCAGAAAGGAGAGCCGGCAGGGTAAACTG CTGCCGTACTTGCTCCTGAACTCTCAAGGTCCAGATGCCAAGTCACGCATGTACCCTGTGGTCTATGGAGAGAGCATTGAGATCAACCCCAAACCAGAAAAAGAGATCAA GTTCAATTCTGCAGTGAGGTATGCTTCAGACAGACACTTCCGCGACCAGGTGTACTGTGCCCAGGTCCCGACCGCCACGTCATTCAGCGAGACAGTGGTGGCGGTGCAAAACCACACGTGGCGTAGCTACAAGTCAGAGGTTCACTTTGAGCCACGGCTCAGGCCGCTACACTTCCAAAGCACGGCCATTGTGTTCCCCAAGCATGCCCGGAATACATACCGCACCACGCTTAACTACAATGGCAACAGAAAATCAGCTGGGAGACGATGGTTTGTGTCCACAGTCAGACTGGAGTCCACCGAGGATGCCAGTCCATGTATCATTTATACAGAAGACCTCTGA